From Paenibacillus sp. GP183, one genomic window encodes:
- a CDS encoding ammonium transporter codes for MIKKFVVAFLCMAMLFPTMTFAADVTPAQLQVAIDGVWVLLAAVLVIFMQAGFALLEAGSTRMKNAGHVAGKTILTFGICAIAFWAIGFGFAFGDGNGFFGTTGFFVSGLEDQATAAFSSLKASDVPIGIKFLFQLAFAGVSLAIAWGGFAERAKLPVYFIFGILFTIVIYPIVAHWVWGGGWLSTLGMQDFAGSTVVHLQGATAALVATLLLKPRIGKFNKDKTPNLIPGHNQVLSVLGVIILWVGWFGFNPGSTLGAVNDGYFGYIALTTNMAAAAGGVAALIISWMYFGKADIPSMLNGVLAALVAITAACAFVDTWAAIVIGAIAGIVTFFTAQWFEKAGLDDPIYAFSVHGIAGIWGTLSTGLFATPDLSARAAVGGAGLFYGGGFHQLGVQALGVFGAFAFVLVLSFIILGIIKVTIGLRVTEEEEIIGLDLSEHGSYGYPEQMKKAGQNGASV; via the coding sequence ATGATCAAGAAGTTTGTAGTTGCTTTTCTATGTATGGCAATGTTGTTTCCTACAATGACATTTGCTGCTGATGTAACACCGGCTCAATTGCAAGTGGCAATAGACGGAGTATGGGTTTTGCTGGCTGCCGTACTGGTTATCTTCATGCAAGCCGGGTTCGCGCTGCTTGAAGCTGGATCTACTAGAATGAAGAATGCAGGCCACGTTGCTGGTAAAACCATTCTGACCTTTGGTATCTGCGCTATCGCTTTTTGGGCAATAGGTTTTGGATTTGCTTTTGGAGACGGCAACGGATTTTTCGGGACTACCGGATTTTTCGTGAGTGGTCTTGAAGATCAAGCTACAGCCGCTTTCAGCTCATTGAAAGCCTCGGATGTACCGATTGGCATTAAATTTTTGTTCCAGCTTGCTTTTGCCGGTGTATCCTTGGCGATTGCATGGGGCGGATTTGCAGAAAGAGCAAAGCTTCCCGTCTATTTTATCTTTGGCATCCTCTTCACGATTGTGATCTATCCGATTGTTGCACATTGGGTTTGGGGCGGCGGTTGGCTTAGCACTCTGGGTATGCAGGATTTTGCGGGGTCTACTGTTGTTCACTTGCAAGGCGCGACAGCGGCACTTGTCGCCACACTCTTGCTCAAGCCTCGTATTGGAAAATTCAACAAAGATAAAACACCTAATCTGATTCCGGGTCACAACCAAGTGCTTTCCGTACTTGGCGTAATTATCCTTTGGGTCGGTTGGTTCGGATTTAACCCGGGCAGTACGCTTGGGGCTGTCAATGACGGTTACTTTGGTTACATTGCTTTAACGACGAATATGGCTGCTGCGGCAGGTGGAGTTGCAGCTTTAATCATATCGTGGATGTATTTTGGAAAAGCGGATATTCCAAGCATGTTAAATGGTGTGCTTGCCGCTTTAGTCGCAATTACCGCAGCGTGTGCTTTTGTTGATACCTGGGCTGCAATCGTCATCGGCGCAATTGCCGGAATCGTTACCTTCTTTACCGCACAATGGTTTGAAAAAGCAGGGCTTGATGATCCCATCTATGCTTTCTCCGTGCATGGTATTGCCGGAATTTGGGGAACTCTTTCCACAGGGCTGTTTGCGACTCCCGACCTTTCAGCAAGAGCAGCTGTAGGTGGAGCTGGTTTGTTCTATGGCGGCGGTTTTCACCAATTAGGCGTTCAAGCGCTTGGTGTATTTGGAGCATTTGCCTTCGTTCTTGTACTTTCCTTCATTATATTAGGAATTATCAAGGTGACAATTGGCCTTCGCGTTACAGAGGAAGAAGAAATTATCGGATTGGATTTATCCGAGCACGGTTCTTACGGGTATCCGGAGCAAATGAAAAAAGCAGGACAAAACGGAGCCTCTGTCTAA
- a CDS encoding MerR family transcriptional regulator, whose amino-acid sequence MERSELYKIGELARLADVSPRTIDYYTKLGLLEPEKRSDTNYRLYSDETLIRLKRIESMKKEKYTLEEIKVSLEQWGRVSKDDIVTHKLSSLQLHLEQLVKEAKELEPIIEKLKPNQLKKLTKLLTQPTAACIEALLFLVGKGPFT is encoded by the coding sequence ATGGAGCGTTCAGAACTCTATAAAATTGGTGAATTAGCACGACTTGCCGATGTCAGCCCGCGAACCATAGATTATTACACCAAGCTGGGACTTCTGGAGCCCGAAAAGCGTTCAGATACTAATTATCGGCTTTACAGCGATGAAACCTTGATCAGGCTTAAACGTATTGAAAGTATGAAGAAAGAGAAATATACCTTAGAAGAAATCAAGGTTAGTCTTGAGCAATGGGGCCGTGTTTCGAAGGATGATATTGTGACACATAAGCTCTCATCCCTGCAGCTTCATCTGGAACAGCTGGTCAAAGAGGCTAAAGAGCTCGAACCGATCATTGAGAAATTAAAGCCGAATCAGTTAAAGAAGCTCACCAAACTATTGACCCAGCCGACCGCGGCATGTATTGAAGCTTTGCTGTTTCTCGTAGGGAAAGGACCTTTTACTTAG
- a CDS encoding zinc metallopeptidase produces MFFFHPMDYLIILAFGLSLWASFRVRGTFNKWSEVPVLSGMTGYQAARRMLDANGLYDIAIEAVPGTLSDHYDPIARVVRLSEPVYYQSSISAVSVACHEIGHAIQHSEHYPMLVLRHKMFPVVNFASGVAPFLILAGFLFQQIPYLLGLGIIFFSAAVAFQLVTLPVEFNASSRARDLMVAEGFITNDEEKGVAKVLNAAALTYVAAALISVLELLKYIMIFNSRNND; encoded by the coding sequence ATGTTCTTTTTTCATCCGATGGACTATCTCATTATTTTAGCTTTTGGACTTTCGCTCTGGGCATCTTTTCGGGTCAGAGGCACATTCAATAAGTGGTCCGAGGTTCCTGTTCTGTCAGGGATGACGGGGTATCAAGCAGCAAGAAGAATGCTGGATGCTAATGGTTTATATGATATAGCAATCGAGGCTGTTCCAGGAACACTATCCGACCATTACGATCCAATCGCTCGTGTAGTTCGTTTATCGGAACCGGTTTATTATCAAAGCTCAATATCGGCCGTTTCCGTTGCCTGTCACGAAATCGGGCATGCCATCCAGCATAGCGAGCATTATCCGATGCTGGTACTGCGGCACAAAATGTTTCCTGTTGTGAACTTCGCTTCCGGTGTGGCTCCGTTTCTAATTCTGGCGGGCTTTCTGTTCCAGCAAATCCCTTATCTTTTGGGTCTAGGCATCATCTTTTTCTCGGCTGCGGTCGCTTTCCAACTCGTGACACTGCCCGTAGAGTTCAATGCCAGTTCCAGAGCTCGTGATTTGATGGTAGCGGAAGGGTTCATCACCAATGATGAAGAAAAAGGGGTCGCCAAAGTATTGAATGCAGCTGCATTAACTTATGTCGCAGCAGCGCTTATATCCGTTCTTGAGCTTTTGAAATACATCATGATTTTCAATAGCCGCAATAACGATTAA
- a CDS encoding LysR family transcriptional regulator has translation MELRQLQYFVKVARKQHVTHAAEELHVAQSAVSRQIRLLEEELGVHLFVQKGRNLHLTSAGKLFLDRVEEVLTGLERAVNEIHEFLDPEAGEIRIGFPHSLVLNILPTVVAAFRKDHPNVKFRLRQGTYNSLIRDITKGEIDLAFISPFPESHDYVTGEQLLTEELFAILPPDHILADYNTIRLDQLKDEAFVMFSEEYTLRAIVMKACLKAGFVPRIEFEGEETDTIRGLVAAGMGVSLLPEMALSDISMMNPAKVRVIEPQVTRTVGLIRRNDEQLPLVAEVFRRFLLEYFLLK, from the coding sequence ATGGAATTAAGACAACTGCAGTATTTTGTAAAAGTAGCGCGTAAACAGCATGTCACCCATGCTGCGGAAGAGCTTCATGTAGCCCAATCTGCCGTCAGCAGACAAATCCGCCTTTTGGAGGAAGAATTAGGCGTGCATTTATTTGTGCAAAAAGGGCGTAATCTGCATTTAACCTCTGCCGGCAAGCTGTTTTTGGATCGAGTTGAGGAGGTTCTTACGGGTCTGGAGCGGGCAGTCAATGAGATTCATGAATTCCTCGATCCGGAAGCGGGTGAGATTCGTATTGGTTTTCCCCACAGTCTTGTGCTGAATATTTTGCCTACAGTGGTCGCGGCATTCAGGAAAGATCATCCGAACGTTAAATTCAGGCTTAGACAAGGGACTTATAACAGCCTGATTCGCGATATAACCAAAGGAGAGATTGACCTCGCTTTTATTTCTCCATTCCCCGAATCCCACGATTATGTTACTGGAGAGCAGCTATTGACCGAAGAGTTATTTGCCATTTTGCCGCCAGACCATATCCTCGCCGATTACAATACCATACGCTTGGATCAATTAAAGGATGAAGCCTTTGTCATGTTTAGCGAGGAATATACACTGCGTGCTATCGTCATGAAGGCATGTCTAAAAGCCGGCTTCGTTCCGAGAATCGAATTTGAAGGTGAAGAGACGGATACCATTCGCGGATTGGTCGCAGCGGGGATGGGGGTAAGCTTGCTTCCGGAGATGGCTTTATCCGATATCAGTATGATGAATCCTGCCAAGGTCCGGGTGATTGAACCGCAAGTTACCCGAACAGTTGGATTAATTCGCCGGAATGACGAACAGCTGCCGCTTGTTGCTGAAGTATTTCGGCGGTTTTTATTGGAATATTTCCTTCTGAAATAA
- the tpx gene encoding thiol peroxidase encodes MAQERTGVATFKGNPITLIGPEVKVGDKAPDFTVNKDLMTQVSLSDYAGKVKLISVVPSLDTGTCDAQTRRFNEEASKLGDNVVVLTVSVDLPFAQARWCGAAGVDRVITLSDYKSKSFGQAYGTLIKELQLDMRSIFVVDTNDTVQYVEYLGEMTNPPNFEAAVEAVKTLVK; translated from the coding sequence ATGGCTCAAGAACGTACTGGCGTTGCTACATTTAAAGGGAACCCAATCACTTTAATAGGACCGGAAGTAAAGGTTGGGGACAAAGCGCCTGACTTTACAGTAAACAAAGATTTAATGACCCAGGTTTCCCTCTCCGATTATGCGGGGAAAGTAAAATTGATCAGTGTGGTTCCATCTCTGGATACAGGAACATGTGATGCTCAAACTCGCCGTTTTAACGAGGAAGCTTCCAAGCTGGGCGATAATGTGGTTGTTTTAACAGTCAGTGTGGACCTTCCATTCGCTCAAGCACGTTGGTGTGGAGCTGCAGGTGTAGATAGAGTCATTACTCTTTCCGATTATAAGAGCAAATCGTTCGGCCAAGCATACGGCACCTTGATTAAAGAGCTGCAGCTTGATATGCGTTCTATTTTTGTCGTTGATACCAATGATACCGTTCAATATGTTGAGTATCTGGGTGAAATGACGAACCCTCCAAATTTTGAAGCTGCTGTTGAAGCTGTAAAAACTCTCGTTAAATAA
- a CDS encoding DUF1499 domain-containing protein, translating into MLKRTFVGLLRSFEQTGEKARDPLLKTKYYKLSKDQLWDEVTAVLKKTPGYKLLHEVKNVGEIVAERRTMMGRTQDITITLFAINPMKSAVDIYSASRGSLGDLGSNYRTILDLYKQLDRKLAPYKINE; encoded by the coding sequence TTGCTAAAAAGAACGTTTGTAGGTTTGCTTCGCAGTTTCGAGCAAACAGGGGAGAAAGCTAGAGATCCGCTGCTAAAAACGAAATATTACAAATTATCGAAGGACCAGCTTTGGGATGAGGTTACAGCGGTGTTGAAAAAGACACCGGGCTACAAGCTATTGCACGAGGTGAAAAATGTCGGAGAAATAGTGGCCGAACGCAGGACCATGATGGGAAGAACCCAGGACATTACAATAACCTTGTTTGCCATTAATCCAATGAAATCAGCTGTTGATATTTATTCTGCATCGCGAGGTTCCTTGGGAGATCTGGGCTCCAATTATCGAACCATACTGGATCTCTATAAACAATTGGATAGAAAACTCGCGCCTTATAAAATAAACGAATGA
- a CDS encoding Nramp family divalent metal transporter: MELAIPEEENKRKGWKRQSPLPSLPEVHHSLSVPNKGNFFRKLMAFIGPGYLVAVGYMDPGNWATDLAGGSKFGYSLLSVILISNLMAILLQSLSGRLGIATGKDLAQACRDHYSKPVSFGLWILCELAIAACDLAEVIGAAIALNLLFGIPMLNGVILTALDVLIVLMLQRKGFRYIEALVISLIVLITTCFVMELIFSQPAMAQVAAGFIPTTQIITNPAMLYIALGILGATVMPHNLYLHSSIVQTRKVENNVESKRSAIRFATIDSTVALMLALFVNAAILILSAAAFHTIGREVGEIQDAYHLLGPILGVGSAGIIFGVALLASGLNSTLTGTLAGQIVMEGFLNIRLSPWLRRLITRLIAIIPAVIVTALYGEKGASDLLVLSQVILSLQLSFAVIPLVKFTSDRTKMGELVAPKWVVMLSWFVAAIIAVLNAYLLYTTFFG, from the coding sequence ATGGAGCTTGCCATTCCTGAAGAGGAGAATAAACGCAAGGGTTGGAAAAGACAATCGCCTTTACCCAGCTTGCCGGAAGTTCATCATTCCTTATCTGTACCCAATAAAGGCAATTTTTTTCGTAAGCTAATGGCTTTCATCGGTCCGGGTTATTTAGTTGCAGTCGGTTACATGGATCCGGGCAATTGGGCCACTGATTTAGCCGGAGGCTCCAAGTTTGGATATTCCTTGCTGTCTGTCATTCTGATCTCGAATTTAATGGCGATCCTGCTGCAATCCTTATCAGGGCGGCTTGGCATTGCCACCGGAAAGGATTTGGCTCAAGCCTGCCGTGACCACTATAGCAAGCCGGTTTCCTTTGGTTTATGGATACTGTGTGAACTGGCTATTGCAGCGTGTGATTTGGCGGAGGTCATCGGGGCTGCCATTGCGCTTAATCTGCTCTTTGGCATTCCCATGTTGAACGGGGTCATACTTACTGCACTTGATGTATTAATTGTACTAATGCTTCAACGCAAAGGATTCCGTTATATTGAAGCCCTTGTTATTAGTTTAATTGTTCTTATAACCACCTGTTTTGTGATGGAGTTAATATTCTCCCAACCAGCCATGGCTCAAGTGGCTGCCGGCTTCATACCAACGACTCAGATCATTACCAATCCAGCTATGCTATATATCGCGCTAGGTATTTTGGGAGCTACGGTTATGCCCCATAATTTATATCTGCACTCATCTATTGTCCAGACTAGAAAAGTTGAGAATAATGTTGAAAGTAAACGCTCTGCTATCCGTTTTGCTACGATTGATTCGACCGTCGCTTTGATGCTTGCCTTGTTCGTGAATGCGGCGATCCTGATCCTTTCTGCTGCTGCTTTCCATACGATAGGTCGAGAAGTTGGGGAGATTCAGGATGCGTATCATCTGTTGGGTCCGATATTAGGAGTTGGATCGGCGGGTATCATATTTGGAGTGGCCTTGCTTGCTTCTGGACTTAATTCAACGCTGACCGGTACGCTGGCTGGTCAAATTGTCATGGAAGGCTTTCTTAACATTCGTTTAAGCCCATGGCTTCGCCGTTTGATTACAAGGCTTATCGCGATTATACCAGCTGTTATTGTCACAGCGCTTTATGGAGAGAAAGGTGCTTCTGATTTACTTGTTCTAAGTCAGGTCATATTATCTTTACAGCTTTCCTTTGCCGTTATTCCGCTTGTGAAATTCACTTCGGATCGTACCAAAATGGGAGAGCTGGTCGCTCCAAAATGGGTTGTCATGTTAAGTTGGTTCGTTGCAGCTATTATCGCTGTACTGAATGCTTATCTGCTGTATACTACTTTCTTCGGTTAA
- the xylB gene encoding xylulokinase gives MGYFLGVDLGTSAVKCILVDMRGQVKGGYSVEYPLLQPYPGWAEQNPEDWWLGTVKAIRGLLEQSGVAGSEVSGIGLSGQMHGSVFLDAEQQVIRPALLWCDQRTAEQCEEIESLVGRDELGRLTGNRALTGFTAPKILWLRQHEPEHYARVRHLLLPKDYVRLRLTGAFGMDMADASGTLLLDVAERRWSQTVAERLSIPLEWLPPLFESGDVAGQLLPEAARLTGLAAGTPVVAGGGDQACGAVGVGVVRQGIASVALGTSGVVFVHDDAYQVDEAYRLHSFCHGVPGKWHRMGVMLAAGGSLQWWRSHFAHEEQERAQQEGKDVYELLTSLAETAPLGSEGLLFLPYLTGERTPHPDPKARGAFIGLNLRHSKAHLTRAVLEGITFGLRDSLELMKESGIVIQELRVNGGGAKSPFWRRMIADIFGVPVVTVNSTDGPAYGAAVMAASGVLQRDITELCDEWIQVVDRVEPNPKLHAEYEAYYQIYRGLYGTLQSTFHQLHDLALQ, from the coding sequence ATGGGATATTTTTTGGGTGTGGATTTAGGTACCTCTGCAGTAAAATGCATTTTAGTAGACATGCGGGGGCAGGTAAAAGGCGGCTACAGCGTGGAATACCCCTTGCTGCAGCCCTATCCGGGCTGGGCTGAGCAGAATCCTGAGGATTGGTGGCTTGGCACCGTTAAAGCCATTCGCGGGCTATTGGAACAATCCGGCGTTGCGGGCAGCGAGGTAAGCGGCATCGGCCTATCCGGCCAAATGCACGGATCGGTCTTTCTAGATGCTGAGCAGCAGGTTATTCGTCCTGCTCTCTTGTGGTGCGATCAGCGCACAGCTGAGCAGTGCGAGGAGATTGAATCCTTGGTCGGCCGCGATGAGCTTGGCCGGCTCACTGGCAATCGGGCGCTGACCGGCTTCACGGCGCCCAAGATTTTGTGGCTCCGGCAGCACGAGCCGGAGCATTACGCGCGCGTGCGGCACCTGCTGCTGCCGAAGGACTATGTCCGGCTGCGCCTGACGGGCGCCTTCGGCATGGACATGGCCGACGCCAGCGGCACACTGCTGCTGGACGTTGCCGAGCGCCGCTGGTCTCAAACGGTCGCGGAGCGGCTATCCATTCCGCTGGAATGGCTGCCTCCGCTGTTTGAGTCCGGCGATGTGGCCGGCCAGCTGCTGCCGGAGGCAGCGCGCCTTACGGGCCTCGCCGCCGGCACGCCGGTGGTCGCCGGCGGCGGCGACCAAGCTTGCGGCGCCGTCGGCGTCGGCGTCGTGCGCCAGGGCATCGCGTCCGTGGCGCTTGGCACGTCCGGCGTCGTCTTCGTCCACGACGACGCCTATCAAGTGGATGAAGCGTACCGGCTTCATTCCTTCTGTCACGGGGTGCCGGGCAAGTGGCACCGTATGGGTGTAATGCTGGCCGCCGGCGGCTCGCTGCAGTGGTGGCGCAGTCATTTTGCGCATGAGGAGCAGGAGCGTGCGCAGCAGGAAGGCAAGGACGTCTACGAGCTGTTGACGTCTCTGGCCGAGACCGCTCCCTTGGGGAGCGAGGGGCTTTTGTTTTTGCCCTATTTGACCGGGGAGCGGACCCCGCACCCCGATCCGAAAGCTCGAGGCGCCTTCATCGGGCTGAACTTGCGGCACAGCAAGGCGCATCTGACGCGCGCCGTGCTGGAGGGTATTACCTTCGGACTCCGCGATTCGCTAGAGCTGATGAAGGAGTCCGGTATTGTTATTCAGGAGCTCCGTGTCAACGGCGGCGGAGCCAAGAGCCCATTCTGGCGGCGGATGATCGCCGACATTTTTGGGGTCCCGGTGGTCACGGTCAACTCCACCGATGGACCCGCGTACGGCGCTGCCGTTATGGCTGCCTCGGGAGTCCTCCAGCGGGATATAACCGAGCTGTGCGACGAGTGGATCCAGGTCGTCGATCGAGTAGAACCCAATCCGAAGCTTCATGCTGAGTATGAAGCCTATTATCAGATCTACCGAGGCTTGTATGGCACCTTGCAGAGCACATTTCATCAATTGCATGATTTAGCGCTACAATAA
- the glpX gene encoding class II fructose-bisphosphatase, with protein MERELALEVIRVTELAALAASKWVGRGKKNEADDAATGAMRVMFDSVSIKGTVVIGEGEMDEAPMLYIGEQVGNLQGPEVDVAVDPLEGTNIVAQGLDNAISVLAIANKGNLLHAPDMYMEKLAVGPSLVGKVSITDPIEVTLGIAAKALDKNLSELTVMLLERDRHDALVKSLRKVGVRIKFLSDGDVAGAIAPAMPESGIDLFVGSGGAPEGVLAAAALKCLDGELQGRLMPTNAQEYQRCIDMGLKDPYKVLTMEDMVGNEDVIFAATGVTSGSFLKGVRYLSGERAETYSLVMRAKTKTVRYIQSIHYLPNKPFLNDKKEQC; from the coding sequence ATGGAGAGGGAACTGGCCTTAGAGGTAATCAGAGTAACCGAGCTTGCTGCGCTTGCCGCATCGAAATGGGTGGGACGAGGCAAAAAGAACGAAGCCGATGATGCCGCAACAGGCGCAATGCGTGTGATGTTTGACTCTGTATCGATCAAAGGCACGGTGGTCATCGGCGAAGGCGAAATGGACGAGGCGCCTATGCTGTATATTGGGGAGCAAGTAGGTAATCTGCAAGGTCCTGAAGTCGATGTTGCCGTAGATCCGCTGGAAGGAACTAATATCGTGGCCCAGGGATTGGACAATGCCATTTCTGTGCTGGCTATCGCGAACAAAGGTAATTTGCTCCATGCTCCGGATATGTATATGGAGAAACTGGCCGTAGGTCCGTCCCTCGTCGGTAAAGTCAGCATCACGGATCCGATTGAGGTTACGCTTGGCATTGCCGCCAAGGCGTTGGACAAAAACCTCAGCGAGCTGACGGTCATGCTGCTGGAACGCGATAGGCACGATGCGCTGGTTAAATCTCTTCGCAAAGTAGGCGTGCGGATTAAATTCCTCAGTGACGGTGATGTGGCCGGAGCCATCGCACCGGCAATGCCCGAAAGCGGCATTGATTTGTTCGTTGGCTCTGGAGGTGCGCCGGAAGGTGTACTTGCCGCCGCGGCTCTAAAATGCCTCGATGGCGAGCTGCAGGGAAGGTTGATGCCAACCAACGCTCAGGAATACCAGCGCTGTATAGATATGGGCCTGAAAGATCCCTATAAAGTCCTGACCATGGAAGACATGGTAGGCAATGAAGATGTGATCTTCGCAGCCACAGGCGTGACGTCAGGAAGCTTCCTGAAAGGGGTGCGCTACCTGTCAGGTGAGCGTGCAGAGACTTACTCCCTCGTCATGCGTGCCAAAACAAAAACGGTCAGGTACATACAATCGATTCACTATCTGCCAAATAAACCGTTTTTGAATGATAAAAAGGAACAGTGTTAG
- the fsa gene encoding fructose-6-phosphate aldolase produces MKLFIDTANVSEIQQAFDLGVISGITTNPSLITKEGRDFFETLKEVISIVGNIPISAEVVALEAPEMVEQGKKLASLGQGIVVKVPMTAEGLKATKIFSSMGIKTNVTLIFSSTQALLAARAGATYVSPFIGRLDDINQVGMNLIQEISQIFQVHGIESQIISASVRHSAHVIEAALLGAHIATVPFKVIENMMKHPLTDAGIQKFTDDWNKGNQKTF; encoded by the coding sequence GTGAAGCTATTTATTGATACGGCCAATGTAAGCGAGATTCAGCAAGCCTTCGATTTGGGAGTCATCTCAGGAATCACGACCAATCCATCTTTGATAACAAAAGAGGGAAGAGATTTTTTTGAAACGCTGAAAGAAGTCATTTCAATTGTGGGCAACATTCCCATTAGTGCGGAGGTAGTTGCATTAGAGGCACCAGAGATGGTGGAGCAAGGAAAGAAGCTTGCTTCGCTCGGACAAGGTATCGTCGTTAAGGTTCCAATGACGGCAGAAGGGCTTAAAGCAACCAAAATCTTCTCGTCCATGGGGATCAAAACGAATGTGACTTTGATCTTCTCATCGACGCAAGCTCTGCTTGCAGCTCGTGCCGGAGCAACATACGTATCGCCTTTCATCGGCAGATTGGACGATATTAACCAGGTCGGCATGAATCTGATTCAGGAAATCAGCCAAATTTTCCAGGTGCATGGCATTGAATCACAAATTATTTCAGCAAGTGTACGCCATTCTGCGCATGTTATTGAAGCCGCGCTGCTCGGAGCGCATATTGCAACTGTGCCCTTCAAAGTCATTGAAAACATGATGAAGCATCCGCTTACCGATGCAGGTATTCAAAAATTCACGGATGATTGGAATAAAGGCAACCAGAAGACATTCTAG
- a CDS encoding DUF624 domain-containing protein translates to MEFKGVMGGFYRISEWIMRLSVINLLWIICSIPVFLLGLLSLTSPVEGALLSSLPFLAVLAPFTLFPATAAMFTVARKWVTGDGDVPLLKTFFRGYKENYVQSMIGGLLFVIIFVIIYVNYHFYMGQTGTLRLLSVLFIAFTFIITASMFNFFSIMVHLHMKIFQIIKNSILITIGNPINSVVLIICNGVILYVSLFKFTFLIPFFMGSLMAAFSFWQFHRSFQRLQTKQEQLEEKNRLREEEAEAAKLPDTDEQPKD, encoded by the coding sequence TTGGAGTTTAAGGGTGTAATGGGCGGTTTTTACCGAATTTCGGAGTGGATCATGCGGTTATCTGTGATCAACTTGCTTTGGATCATTTGTTCAATACCTGTGTTTCTGTTGGGATTGCTCAGTTTAACGAGTCCTGTGGAAGGGGCCTTGTTATCAAGCTTGCCGTTCCTGGCCGTTTTGGCACCATTCACCTTGTTCCCGGCGACCGCAGCCATGTTTACAGTAGCCAGAAAATGGGTGACTGGCGATGGGGATGTGCCACTCCTGAAGACATTCTTTCGAGGATATAAGGAAAATTATGTGCAGAGCATGATTGGCGGATTGCTTTTTGTGATTATTTTTGTAATTATTTATGTCAACTATCACTTTTATATGGGACAAACCGGCACCCTGCGCCTGCTTTCCGTCCTTTTCATTGCCTTCACTTTTATTATCACGGCTTCCATGTTCAATTTTTTCTCGATCATGGTCCATCTGCATATGAAGATTTTTCAAATTATCAAAAATTCGATTTTGATTACGATCGGCAATCCGATTAATTCCGTAGTGCTGATCATATGCAATGGTGTCATTTTGTACGTCAGTTTGTTCAAATTCACATTCCTGATTCCATTCTTTATGGGAAGCTTGATGGCTGCATTTTCCTTTTGGCAATTTCACCGCAGCTTTCAAAGGCTCCAAACCAAGCAAGAGCAGCTTGAAGAAAAGAATCGTCTTCGTGAAGAGGAAGCGGAAGCAGCTAAGCTGCCGGATACCGATGAACAGCCAAAAGATTAG